A genomic segment from Chitinophaga flava encodes:
- a CDS encoding lanthionine synthetase C family protein: MYSYVTKELRVEIEALLVRMSTFFDDAAEMNHCGLMKGNAGIALFFAYYTRLTQNERHYHTAMGFLEKSLEAISSLNQANGLGGGFCGPAWLIKHLIRLDLLTSDSVAALEDIEPYIIDALSIQLEVGNYDLLYGFIGSAIYLLEEDNPGNHQYYEQILQWFSNNKKITGNGEVWWEDWQPGIQHKANLGLAHGIPGIVNFLIYLDKHYPTDTTKDLIRNAIAWVLSKETQRGLTSFPAMASGEGPETDMAESRLAWCYGDLGIVSMLYNAAVGLNEPAYVCKAGLVMRKVAVRRLHNSKVMWDKTLDYHDPCFCHGTSGILYQFNRILQYNNDPEILTAADYWLKATIANTNKMLDHFSELEMSKEIVADETIILNHFGVLTGLAGIGLTLINCIRPDLNKWDSILLLNQPGS; this comes from the coding sequence ATGTATTCTTATGTCACAAAAGAATTAAGAGTTGAAATAGAAGCGTTGCTGGTACGTATGAGCACTTTTTTCGATGATGCTGCTGAAATGAATCATTGCGGTCTTATGAAAGGAAATGCTGGCATCGCACTTTTTTTCGCATACTATACCCGGCTTACACAGAATGAGCGCCATTATCATACTGCGATGGGTTTCCTGGAAAAATCCCTGGAAGCAATATCATCGCTTAATCAGGCTAATGGCCTGGGGGGTGGTTTTTGTGGGCCTGCCTGGTTGATAAAACACCTGATCAGGCTGGATTTGCTGACCTCAGATTCGGTGGCGGCTCTTGAAGATATTGAACCATATATTATCGACGCATTATCAATACAGCTGGAGGTGGGCAACTATGATCTTTTATACGGGTTTATTGGTTCTGCCATTTACTTGCTGGAGGAAGATAATCCCGGCAATCATCAGTACTATGAACAGATATTACAATGGTTCAGTAACAACAAAAAAATTACCGGCAATGGTGAAGTCTGGTGGGAGGACTGGCAGCCAGGGATTCAGCATAAAGCCAACCTCGGGTTGGCGCATGGTATACCTGGCATTGTAAATTTTTTGATATACCTGGATAAACATTATCCTACTGACACAACAAAGGATCTTATTCGCAATGCCATTGCATGGGTTTTATCCAAAGAGACTCAGCGTGGATTGACAAGTTTCCCTGCTATGGCCAGTGGAGAAGGACCGGAAACGGATATGGCAGAGAGCCGCCTTGCTTGGTGTTACGGAGATCTGGGCATTGTTTCCATGTTATATAATGCTGCTGTTGGGCTGAACGAGCCTGCATATGTCTGCAAGGCAGGTCTGGTGATGCGAAAGGTGGCAGTAAGAAGACTACATAACAGTAAAGTCATGTGGGATAAGACGCTGGATTACCATGATCCATGTTTTTGTCATGGTACCAGCGGTATACTGTATCAGTTCAATCGTATTCTGCAATATAACAACGACCCGGAAATATTGACAGCCGCTGATTATTGGCTGAAAGCCACCATTGCTAATACTAATAAGATGCTTGACCACTTTAGTGAGCTTGAAATGTCTAAAGAAATTGTAGCGGATGAAACAATTATCCTCAATCATTTCGGTGTATTAACAGGACTGGCTGGTATTGGTCTGACGCTGATTAACTGCATCAGACCGGATTTAAACAAGTGGGATTCCATATTACTGTTGAATCAACCTGGATCTTAA